Below is a genomic region from Desertibacillus haloalkaliphilus.
GTGCTAACATAGTACCAATTGAGTCAAAAGAGGGGTCTAACGCATGGAACGCAAACTAATCGGAATTGATTTGGATAAGACAACATTGAATGACGCAGGTGAGGTTTCAGACCGTACCCGTCGTACGTTGCAAGCTGCACAAGCAGATGGGCACATTGTGTCGATCGTTACGGGGCGTCCCGTACGTTTGTCGATGGATATTTACGACACGTTGGGCTTGAAGTCACCAATGATTAACTTCAACGGGTCATTGGGTCATAAGCCACGTCAACACTGGGAACACGAGTATTCATTTAATATTGATCGTGAAATTGCGTTTGACCTGCTTGAAAATGCGCAAATGATGGGTATTGATACCGTT
It encodes:
- a CDS encoding HAD-IIB family hydrolase, which gives rise to MERKLIGIDLDKTTLNDAGEVSDRTRRTLQAAQADGHIVSIVTGRPVRLSMDIYDTLGLKSPMINFNGSLGHKPRQHWEHEYSFNIDREIAFDLLENAQMMGIDTV